In Penicillium psychrofluorescens genome assembly, chromosome: 5, a single window of DNA contains:
- a CDS encoding uncharacterized protein (ID:PFLUO_008208-T1.cds;~source:funannotate) codes for MSHELRSPLHGILASNELLFEHVGSEFAKRLLDTIRACGQTLLETFEQILDFTKINSFEREPTRSCSPHQRLPRGWQQSLVKQVDVLAVVEEAVESVCSGQVLSSVMNGGSASARKWHLDPMDETIREPQTIEGKQVDVFLDAAPQDWIYVLEPGALRRVVMNVFGNALKYTEAGFVSLHIEAQTSKDDCPVLLLTVSDTGKGISNDYLRSNVFTPFSQENPMSPGAGLGLSLVRGILRSLGGTIAIKSQLGVGTVVNITFPLTYSQQHKPFETQSPVPSLLSPAVTSIDLVTTKLEGSRAFFYPTDNFKSSKPSSSLMIKQYLIKWFNMATGDQAIPTTADLVVVDERHLDQLPSAYRQSLILVLSHRDPSLWSTMTSAKTQPTNSIHLTLPCGPHQLARTLLGSLENSQSSKPLTSDSTTKYDQIAKDLDSNSTDPRMKTVVLLPHEGHLKPTDLSPSIPSSIPNEGNTKLTITNRGLPVHIEKGVQQTHTSSLIEAKDGLRILLVEDNAINLALLKKLISKIPTQVLHCAVNGAEAVELVQKTPQGYDYIFMDISMPVMDGFEASKHIRSIETKRQSVSPARIIALTGLGSDEHISKAYAAGVNVFLRKPASFKEIMGVIGQ; via the exons ATGTC ACATGAATTACGAAGCCCACTGCACGGCATACTAGCGTCCAACGAATTACTTTTCGAGCACGTTGGTTCGGAATTTGCCAAAAGGCTTCTTGACACCATCCGTGCTTGTGGTCAGACCCTTCTTGAAACCTTTGAGCAGATCTTGGACTTCACCAAAATCAACTCCTTTGAGAGGGAGCCGACGAGATCTTGCTCGCCTCATCAACGTCTCCCGCGTGGTTGGCAACAGTCATTGGTCAAACAAGTCGATGTCCTTGCTgtcgttgaagaagctgttgaGAGCGTCTGCTCTGGACAGGTCCTGTCAAGTGTCATGAATGGAGGCAGCGCGTCTGCGCGAAAATGGCATTTGGATCCAATGGATGAAACCATTAGAGAACCGCAAACCATCGAGGGCAAACAGGTGGATGTTTTTCTCGATGCTGCACCCCAGGACTGGATCTATGTACTGGAGCCAGGTGCTCTGAGGCGTGTTGTCATGAACGTATTTGGAAACGCGTTAAAGTACACGGAAGCCGGATTTGTTTCGCTCCATATTGAGGCCCAGACCTCAAAGGACGACTGCCCAGTGCTCCTGTTGACAGTTTCCGATACGGGCAAGGGCATTTCCAATGACTACCTTCGTTCCAATGTTTTTACCCCGTTCTCGCAAGAGAACCCAATGTCACCAGGCGCGGGGCTTGGCCTCTCGCTTGTTCGAGGTATCCTTCGTTCGTTGGGCGGAACTATTGCGATCAAAAGTCAACTCGGCGTGGGTACTGTGGTGAATATAACCTTCCCTCTGACATACTCTCAACAGCACAAGCCCTTTGAAACCCAATCCCCTGTCCCGAGCTTGTTGTCTCCCGCTGTGACATCTATCGATCTTGTTACCACAAAGCTCGAAGGGAGCAGGGCATTCTTTTACCCCACAGACAATTTTAAATCCAGCAAGCCGTCTTCATCCCTTATGATCAAACAATATCTCATCAAATGGTTTAACATGGCAACGGGAGATCAGGCTATTCCTACAACAGCCGACTTGGTGGTCGTCGACGAGCGTCATTTGGATCAACTCCCAAGTGCATATCGTCAATCCCTAATTTTGGTCCTGTCTCATCGAGATCCTAGCCTATGGTCAACGATGACTTCGGCGAAAACGCAACCGACCAACTCAATACATTTGACTCTCCCGTGTGGGCCTCACCAACTAGCCAGGACACTTTTGGGCTCTCTTGAAAATTCACAGTCGAGCAAACCCCTTACGTCCGATAGCACAACGAAATATGACCAGATTGCTAAAGATTTGGATTCAAACTCAACCGATCCACGGATGAAAACCGTTGTCCTTCTGCCGCATGAAGGACATCTCAAACCAACAGACCTGTCTCCGTCGATCCCGTCGTCGATCCCAAATGAAGGAAACACGAAGCTCACTATCACAAATCGTGGTTTGCCGGTTCATATTGAGAAAGGTGTCCAGCAAACACATACTTCCTCGCTGATCGAAGCAAAGGATGGTCTTCGAATCCTCCTGGTAGAGGACAACGCTATAAACCTTGCGCTCCTCAAAAAGCTCATTTCAAAAATACCAACGCAAGTCCTGCACTGCGCTGTAAACGGCGCAGAGGCCGTTGAATTAGTGCAGAAAACGCCGCAAGGCTATGATTATATCTTCATGG ACATTTCCATGCCTGTTATGGACGGATTTGAGGCAAGCAAACACATCCGATCAATAGAAACAAAGCGGCAGTCTGTGTCTCCTGCACGTATAATCGCCCTCACTGGCCTGGGATCGGACGAACATATCTCGAAAGCTTATGCGGCAGGTGTCAACGTCTTCCTCCGAAAGCCGGCGTCTTTCAAAGAAATAATGGGAGTGATTGGGCAGTGA
- a CDS encoding uncharacterized protein (ID:PFLUO_008209-T1.cds;~source:funannotate), translating into MPPTCHKAPEAPEAPSEPAPSDPAANAETPVNAPGPIVVDNFGDDTNSEFSDELSDLTSLSSSVLEYEYENGRRYCSAHSVSSVAQPMPLVLSLNDQLTYD; encoded by the exons ATGCCACCCACTTGCCACAAGGCGCCCGAGGCGCCCGAGGCGCCATCCGAACCAGCCCCATCTGATCCTGCAGCCAACGCGGAGACCCCTGTCAACGCGCCCGGTCCAATTGTGGTCGATAATTTTGGCGAC GACACCAACAGTGAATTCTCCGACGAGCTGTCCGATCTGACCTCCCTATCGTCGAGCGTGCTCGAGTACGAGTATGAAAATGGTCGACGGTATTGCAGTGCCCACTCAGTAAGTAGTGTTGCTCAACCCATGCCCTTGGTACTAAGCCTCAATGACCAACTGACCTACGACTAG